In the genome of Streptomyces racemochromogenes, one region contains:
- a CDS encoding primosomal protein N' gives MSSANESQPEQLALIREMVAEAKAKAPKAKPRTWRGAAVAEELPVARVLVNKGVLHLDRLFDYAVPAELSEAAQPGVRVRVRFGAGGHRVHGGRREGGGLIDGFIVERRAESDYNGALAALAQVVSPEVVLGPRLLALARAVADRYAGSLADVLQLALPPRSARAEAKPSPEPLPPPAVPEPGGWTRYGAGPAFLRALATGGTPRAVWTALPGPGWADELARAMAATLASGRGALAVVPDGRTAARVDAALTALLGEGRHALLTADSGPEKRYRQWLAVSRGSVRAVVGTRAAMFAPVRDLGLVAVWDDGDSSHGDIHAPFPHVREVLELRAVSEGCGFLAGSTSCTVEAAQLVETGWARPIVADRETVRAAAPRIRTVGDEQLARDGAARAARLPSLAWETVREGLKSGPVLVQVPRRGYAPRLACERCRTPARCRVCAGPLEAPDERELHCGWCGRAENAWHCEECGSFRLRAQVVGARRTAEELGRAFPAVPVRTSGRDHVLDEVPDRPALVVCTPGAEPVAAGAGYAAALLLDGWAMLTRPDLRAGEDALRRWIAAASLVRADGQVVVVAEPTLRPVQALVRWDPVGHAVRELAERAQLGFPPVSRMAAVAGRAEALEAFLESAALPADAEVLGPVPLPGRRGEPSAGERALIRVPPGSGAALAAALKSAQAVRMARGAQAGDPIRIRIDPPDIG, from the coding sequence GTGAGCAGCGCCAACGAGTCCCAGCCGGAACAGCTCGCCCTGATCCGGGAGATGGTCGCCGAGGCCAAGGCCAAGGCGCCCAAGGCCAAGCCGCGCACCTGGCGCGGGGCCGCCGTGGCCGAGGAACTGCCCGTCGCCCGGGTCCTGGTGAACAAGGGCGTCCTCCACCTCGACCGGCTCTTCGACTACGCCGTACCCGCCGAGCTGTCCGAGGCCGCCCAGCCCGGCGTGCGCGTCCGGGTCCGCTTCGGCGCGGGCGGGCACCGGGTGCACGGCGGGCGCCGCGAGGGCGGCGGGCTCATCGACGGCTTCATCGTGGAAAGGCGCGCCGAGTCCGACTACAACGGCGCCCTGGCCGCCCTCGCCCAGGTCGTCTCGCCCGAGGTGGTCCTCGGGCCCCGCCTGCTGGCCCTGGCCCGGGCCGTCGCCGACCGGTACGCCGGCAGCCTCGCCGACGTGCTCCAGCTGGCCCTGCCGCCGCGCAGCGCCCGCGCCGAGGCCAAGCCCTCGCCCGAACCGCTGCCGCCGCCGGCCGTGCCCGAGCCGGGTGGCTGGACGCGCTACGGGGCCGGGCCCGCCTTCCTGCGCGCCCTCGCCACCGGCGGCACCCCCCGCGCGGTGTGGACGGCCCTGCCCGGGCCCGGCTGGGCGGACGAGCTGGCCCGGGCCATGGCCGCCACCCTCGCCTCCGGGCGCGGGGCCCTCGCGGTGGTGCCCGACGGGCGCACCGCCGCCCGGGTCGACGCGGCCCTCACCGCCCTGCTGGGCGAGGGCCGGCACGCCCTGCTGACCGCCGACTCCGGCCCCGAGAAGCGCTACCGGCAGTGGCTCGCGGTGAGCCGGGGCTCGGTCCGCGCCGTGGTCGGCACCCGCGCGGCCATGTTCGCGCCCGTACGGGACCTCGGGCTGGTGGCGGTGTGGGACGACGGCGACTCCAGCCACGGCGACATCCACGCCCCCTTCCCGCACGTGCGCGAGGTGCTGGAGCTGCGCGCGGTCAGCGAAGGCTGCGGCTTCCTGGCCGGGAGCACCAGCTGCACCGTGGAGGCCGCCCAGCTGGTGGAGACCGGCTGGGCCCGGCCGATCGTCGCCGACCGGGAGACCGTACGGGCCGCCGCGCCCCGCATCCGCACCGTCGGGGACGAACAGCTGGCCCGGGACGGGGCGGCCCGCGCGGCGCGGCTGCCGAGCCTGGCCTGGGAGACCGTGCGGGAGGGCCTCAAGAGCGGGCCCGTCCTGGTCCAGGTGCCCCGGCGCGGGTACGCGCCCCGGCTGGCGTGCGAGCGCTGCCGGACGCCGGCCCGCTGCCGGGTGTGCGCCGGGCCGCTGGAGGCCCCCGACGAGCGGGAGCTGCACTGCGGGTGGTGCGGGCGGGCCGAGAACGCCTGGCACTGCGAGGAGTGCGGCTCGTTCCGGCTGCGGGCCCAGGTGGTGGGCGCGCGGCGGACCGCCGAGGAGCTGGGCAGGGCCTTCCCGGCCGTGCCGGTGCGCACCTCCGGGCGGGACCACGTGCTGGACGAGGTGCCCGACCGGCCCGCGCTGGTGGTGTGCACCCCGGGCGCCGAGCCGGTCGCGGCGGGCGCCGGGTACGCGGCGGCGCTGCTGCTGGACGGCTGGGCGATGCTGACCCGGCCCGACCTGCGGGCGGGGGAGGACGCCCTGCGCCGCTGGATCGCCGCCGCCTCGCTGGTCCGGGCCGACGGGCAGGTGGTGGTGGTCGCCGAACCGACGCTGCGGCCGGTGCAGGCGCTGGTGCGGTGGGATCCCGTGGGGCACGCGGTGCGGGAGCTCGCGGAGCGGGCGCAGCTGGGGTTCCCGCCGGTGTCCCGGATGGCGGCGGTGGCGGGGCGGGCCGAGGCCCTGGAGGCCTTCCTGGAGAGCGCCGCCCTGCCGGCGGACGCGGAGGTGCTGGGGCCCGTGCCGTTGCCGGGGCGGCGGGGGGAGCCGTCGGCGGGGGAGCGGGCGCTGATCCGGGTGCCGCCCGGCAGCGGGGCGGCGCTGGCGGCCGCGCTGAAGTCGGCGCAGGCCGTGCGGATGGCGCGGGGCGCGCAGGCGGGGGACCCGATCCGCATCCGGATCGACCCGCCGGACATCGGCTGA
- the fmt gene encoding methionyl-tRNA formyltransferase, translating to MKLVFAGTPEVAVPALDALIASGRHEVAAVVTRPDAPAGRGRRLVASPVAERAEEAGIEVLKPVRPRDPEFQARLREIAPDCCPVVAYGALIPKSALDIPRHGWVNLHFSLLPSWRGAAPVQHSIMAGDQVTGASTFRIEEGLDTGPVFGVLTEEIRPTDTSGDLLTRLAFAGAGLLSATVDGIEDGSLRAMEQPADGVSLAPKITVEDARVDWNAPALRADRVVRGCTPAPGAWTVFRGERLKLISVGLVPDRTDLAPGVLAPGKNNVYVGTGSHAVELLWVQPQGKKPMKGADWARGVRIAPGERLGAADVG from the coding sequence GTGAAGCTGGTCTTCGCAGGCACCCCCGAGGTCGCCGTACCCGCCCTGGACGCCCTGATCGCCTCCGGGCGCCACGAGGTCGCCGCCGTCGTCACCCGGCCCGACGCCCCCGCCGGGCGGGGCCGCCGGCTGGTCGCCAGCCCCGTCGCCGAGCGCGCGGAGGAGGCCGGGATCGAGGTCCTCAAGCCCGTCCGGCCCCGCGACCCGGAGTTCCAGGCCCGGCTGCGGGAGATCGCCCCGGACTGCTGCCCCGTCGTCGCGTACGGGGCGCTGATCCCCAAGAGCGCGCTGGACATCCCCCGCCACGGATGGGTCAACCTGCACTTCTCGCTGCTGCCGTCCTGGCGCGGCGCGGCCCCCGTGCAGCACTCCATCATGGCGGGCGACCAGGTGACCGGCGCCTCCACCTTCCGCATCGAGGAGGGCCTGGACACCGGCCCGGTCTTCGGGGTTCTCACCGAGGAGATCCGCCCGACCGACACCAGCGGCGACCTGCTGACCCGCCTGGCCTTCGCCGGGGCCGGGCTGCTGTCCGCGACCGTCGACGGGATCGAGGACGGCAGCCTGCGCGCCATGGAGCAGCCCGCCGACGGCGTCTCCCTCGCGCCGAAGATCACCGTCGAGGACGCCCGCGTCGACTGGAACGCCCCCGCGCTGCGCGCCGACCGCGTGGTGCGCGGCTGCACCCCCGCGCCGGGCGCCTGGACCGTCTTCCGCGGCGAGCGCCTCAAGCTGATCTCCGTCGGGCTGGTCCCCGACCGCACGGACCTCGCCCCGGGCGTGCTGGCCCCGGGCAAGAACAACGTGTACGTCGGCACCGGCTCGCACGCCGTCGAGCTGCTCTGGGTGCAGCCGCAGGGCAAGAAGCCGATGAAGGGCGCCGACTGGGCCCGCGGGGTGCGCATCGCTCCCGGCGAGCGCCTGGGCGCCGCCGACGTAGGCTGA
- a CDS encoding RsmB/NOP family class I SAM-dependent RNA methyltransferase, with product MSEQPRRRPAPKSGTGKQAKPYRRPQKDPVRMLAFEALRAVDERDAYANLVLPPLLKKARQDEKFQARDAALATELVYGTLRRQGTYDAVIAACVDRPLREVDPPVLDVLSLGAHQLLGTRIPTHAAVSASVELARVVLGDGRAKFVNAVLRKIAAHDLDGWLERVAPPYEEDAEEHLAVYHSHPRWVVSALWDALGGGRAGIEDLLEADNERPEVTLVARPGRSTPEELVEALGEESALPGRWSPYAVRMAEGGEPGALEAVREGRAGVQDEGSQLVAMALAAAPVEGRDERWLDGCAGPGGKAALLGALAAERGAFLLASEKQPHRARLVEKALSGNPGPYQVIAADGTRPAWLPGSFDRVLMDVPCSGLGALRRRPEARWRRRPEDLEGFAPLQRALLREALSAVRVGGVVGYATCSPHLAETRVVVEDVLRGRGAGNSPVAAELIDARPYMAGVPALGDGPDVQLWPHLHGTDAMYLALLRRTA from the coding sequence GTGAGCGAACAGCCCCGTCGTCGTCCCGCCCCCAAGTCCGGCACCGGCAAGCAGGCCAAGCCCTACCGCCGGCCGCAGAAGGACCCCGTCCGGATGCTGGCCTTCGAGGCGCTGCGGGCGGTGGACGAGCGCGACGCGTACGCGAACCTCGTCCTGCCCCCGCTGCTGAAGAAGGCCCGGCAGGACGAGAAGTTCCAGGCGCGGGACGCGGCCCTGGCGACCGAGCTGGTCTACGGGACGCTGCGCCGGCAGGGCACGTACGACGCGGTCATCGCCGCCTGCGTGGACCGGCCGCTGCGGGAGGTGGACCCGCCGGTCCTGGACGTGCTCTCGCTCGGCGCGCACCAGCTCCTGGGCACCCGCATCCCCACCCACGCGGCGGTGTCCGCCAGCGTGGAGCTGGCGCGCGTGGTGCTCGGCGACGGGCGGGCGAAGTTCGTCAACGCCGTGCTGCGCAAGATCGCCGCGCACGACCTGGACGGCTGGCTGGAGCGGGTCGCGCCGCCGTACGAGGAGGACGCCGAGGAGCACCTGGCGGTCTACCACTCGCACCCGCGCTGGGTCGTCAGCGCCCTGTGGGACGCGCTGGGCGGCGGCCGGGCCGGCATCGAGGACCTCCTGGAGGCCGACAACGAGCGGCCCGAGGTGACGCTGGTGGCCCGTCCCGGCCGGTCCACGCCCGAGGAGCTGGTCGAGGCGCTCGGCGAGGAGTCGGCGCTGCCGGGGCGCTGGTCCCCGTACGCGGTCCGGATGGCGGAGGGCGGCGAGCCGGGCGCGCTGGAGGCGGTCCGCGAGGGGCGCGCCGGCGTGCAGGACGAGGGCAGCCAGCTGGTGGCGATGGCCCTGGCGGCGGCCCCGGTCGAGGGCCGCGACGAGCGGTGGCTGGACGGCTGCGCGGGCCCCGGCGGCAAGGCGGCGCTGCTGGGCGCGCTGGCGGCGGAGCGCGGGGCGTTCCTGCTGGCCTCCGAGAAGCAGCCGCACCGGGCGCGCCTGGTCGAGAAGGCGCTGTCCGGGAACCCGGGCCCGTACCAGGTGATCGCGGCCGACGGCACCCGGCCGGCGTGGCTGCCGGGCTCCTTCGACCGGGTCCTGATGGACGTCCCCTGCTCGGGTCTGGGAGCGCTGCGGCGCCGTCCGGAGGCCCGCTGGCGGCGTCGCCCCGAGGACCTGGAGGGCTTCGCGCCGCTCCAGCGGGCGCTGCTGCGCGAGGCGCTGTCCGCGGTGCGCGTGGGCGGTGTCGTGGGGTACGCCACCTGTTCCCCGCACCTGGCGGAGACCCGCGTGGTCGTCGAGGACGTGCTCCGCGGCCGGGGCGCGGGCAACTCCCCGGTGGCGGCGGAACTGATCGACGCGCGCCCGTACATGGCGGGCGTGCCGGCGCTGGGCGACGGCCCGGACGTCCAGCTGTGGCCGCACCTGCACGGTACGGACGCCATGTACCTGGCCCTGCTGCGCCGCACCGCGTAG
- the rpe gene encoding ribulose-phosphate 3-epimerase: MAVQINPSILSADFAHLAEEAKAVEGADWLHVDVMDNHFVPNLTLGVPVVESLSRATDIPLDLHLMIEDPDRWAPQYVEAGAGSVTFHAEAAAAPVRLAREIRAKGARAAMALKPGTPIEQYEDILPELDMVLIMTVEPGFGGQSFLDIMLPKVRRTRELIAKHGLDLWLQVDGGVSATTIERVAEAGADVFVAGSAVYGAVDPAAAVRTLRDQAGAAIAAAPWACDH, encoded by the coding sequence ATGGCCGTTCAGATCAATCCCAGCATCCTGTCCGCCGACTTCGCCCATCTCGCCGAGGAGGCGAAGGCCGTCGAGGGGGCCGACTGGCTGCACGTCGACGTCATGGACAACCACTTCGTCCCGAACCTCACCCTCGGTGTGCCGGTCGTCGAATCCCTCAGCCGGGCCACGGACATCCCCCTGGACCTGCACCTGATGATCGAGGACCCGGACCGCTGGGCTCCGCAGTACGTGGAGGCCGGGGCCGGATCGGTCACCTTCCACGCCGAGGCCGCGGCGGCGCCGGTGCGCCTGGCGCGGGAGATCCGGGCCAAGGGCGCCCGGGCGGCCATGGCCCTCAAGCCGGGCACCCCGATCGAGCAGTACGAGGACATCCTGCCCGAGCTCGACATGGTGCTGATCATGACGGTCGAGCCCGGCTTCGGCGGCCAGTCCTTCCTGGACATCATGCTGCCCAAGGTCCGCCGGACCCGGGAGCTGATCGCCAAGCACGGGCTGGACCTCTGGCTCCAGGTCGACGGCGGGGTCTCGGCCACGACGATCGAGCGGGTGGCGGAGGCCGGCGCCGACGTCTTCGTGGCCGGCAGCGCCGTCTACGGGGCGGTCGATCCGGCCGCCGCGGTGCGCACGCTGCGCGACCAGGCGGGTGCGGCCATCGCCGCCGCGCCCTGGGCCTGCGACCACTGA